In Hemibagrus wyckioides isolate EC202008001 linkage group LG21, SWU_Hwy_1.0, whole genome shotgun sequence, the following proteins share a genomic window:
- the LOC131342755 gene encoding DNA translocase FtsK 1-like, with product MYNHVQYAVENFVQNPVQYAVSDPVDITRHEHMHELRNIQESMEALPAPEALSAPEALPAPETLSAPEALSAPEALSAPEALSAPETLSAPEALSAPEALSAPEALLEHEPLPAPEALSAAEALPEPDALPSPEALPEPEARSAPEALPAPEALPIPGALVEPEALLEPETLPTAEALPAPEALLEPEPLPSPEALSAAEALPEPEALPSPEALPEPETLLEPEQLPSPEALSEAEALPSPEALPAPEALPEPKALLEPETLPTAEALPAPEALPEPEALPAAEVSSVPETLPVPEALPQPEALPAPEALPEPEALPAAEVPSVPKTLPVPETLPVPETLPAPVSPETQKEKAEDAQEQTRQKQLIKIQDPNNGGRKISNQEDDSSPNITGVELFVKDVDPRISEQRLFNEFLPFGDIISFKLMMENGRSKGYGYVTYSNEAEAKTAISELNGKILGTKVLFIALSKSKEELARLKNRRNWTRKPCYKKDTKRFWPQRH from the exons ATGTACAACCATGTACAGTACGCTGTGGAGAACTTTGTGCAGAACCCTGTGCAGTACGCTGTGTCCGACCCTGTGGACATCACCAGGCACGAGCACATGCATGAACTTAGAAATATCCAAGAATCTATGGAAGCTctgcctgcacccgaggccttgtctgcacccgaggccctgcctgcacccgagACCCTGTCTGCACCTGAGGCCCTGTCTGCACCTGAGGCCCTGTCTGCACCTGAGGCCCTGTCTGCACCCGAGACCCTCTCTGCACCTGAGGCCCTGTCTGCACCTGAGGCCCTgtctgcacccgaggccctgctTGAACACGAGCCActgcctgcacccgaggccctcTCTGCAGCTGAGGCCCTGCCTGAACCCGACGCACTGCCTtcacccgaggccctgcctgagcCCGAAGCCCGCtctgcacccgaggccctgcctgcacctGAGGCCCTGCCTATACCAGGGGCCCTGGTTGAACCCGAGGCTCTGCTTGAACCAGAGACCCTGCCTAcagccgaggccctgcctgcacccgaggccctgctTGAACCCGAGCCACTGCCTTCACCCGAGGCCCTCTCTGcagccgaggccctgcctgaaccCGAGGCACTGCCTtcacccgaggccctgcctgaaccAGAGACCCTGCTTGAACCCGAGCAACTGCCTTCACCCGAGGCCCTCTCTGAAGCCGAGGCCCTGCCTTCACCCGAGGCACTGCCTGCACCTGAGGCCCTGCCTGAACCAAAGGCCCTGCTTGAACCAGAGACGCTGCCTAcagccgaggccctgcctgcacccgaggccctgcctgaacccgaggccctgcctgcagcCGAGGTCTCGTCTGTACCCGAGACCCTGCCTGTACCTGAGGCTCTGCCTcaacccgaggccctgcctgcacccgaggccctgcctgaacccgaggccctgcctgcagcCGAGGTCCCATCTGTACCCAAGACCCTGCCTGTACCTGAGACTCTGCCTGTACCTGAGACTCTGCCTGCACCAGTGTCTCCTGAGACACAGAAGGAGAAGGCAGAGGATGCTCAGGAACAGACGAGGCAGAAACAGctg ATTAAAATTCAGGACCCCAACAATGGTGGCCGAAAAATCAGCAACCAAGAAGATGACAGCTCACCAAACATCACG GGAGTTGAACTATTCGTTAAAGACGTGGACCCCAGGATCAGTGAACAGCGCCTCTTTAATGAGTTCCTCCCGTTCGGAGACATCATCAGCTTTAAG CTGATGATGGAAAACGGGCGCTCAAAAGGATATGGCTATGTGACATACTCCAATGAAGCAGAGGCCAAAACAGCCATAAGCGAGCTAAACGGGAAGATCCTGGGAACGAAGGTCCTGTTCATCGCGCTGTCAAAATCCAAAGAGGAACTGGCCAGGCTGAAAAATCGAAGAAACTGGACACGCAAGCCGTGTTACAAGAAAGACACGAAGAGGTTCTGGCCACAGC gtcATTAA